The proteins below come from a single Halococcus salsus genomic window:
- a CDS encoding HNH endonuclease, protein MPHIVWLYQRGEETEEYYTKSIERTSYTNELKEAVKDDMVETIGDIDLEEFESLSVVLPNYHTNSLHSNIQPGSIILFHDAEIGDFYAASLVVTTGRDRDRDFVGEIWPYNSSAKTYFICTTQPVRIDLSKDQFRDLFGYEVGQDPIENQKDRTLIAPGEGHQNEFLRNIVSFEDFLLAVRTDLEPNTTSSSEEQPESPQAQTLPEIESTEAELKSVTITREIPDRPATPSVKRNHNFREKVIEAYKYRCAVCGKERWSPKGNPEVEAAHIFPVSGSQNTEKGEGGPDILQNGIALCKLHHWAFDNGWISIDDDYTVIVRNASSIKGYEELASLRNNSLYLPENQDDWPETRFLQAHRSLSYTPNPSDIQ, encoded by the coding sequence ATGCCCCATATCGTATGGTTGTATCAGCGTGGAGAGGAAACCGAGGAATATTATACAAAATCTATTGAGCGGACATCCTACACTAATGAGCTGAAAGAAGCTGTCAAGGATGATATGGTGGAAACAATCGGGGATATCGATCTAGAGGAGTTTGAGTCATTATCAGTAGTTCTTCCAAATTATCATACCAATTCACTGCACAGCAATATCCAACCAGGAAGTATCATTCTGTTCCACGACGCTGAGATCGGCGATTTCTATGCTGCCTCTCTGGTTGTTACCACAGGAAGAGACCGTGATAGAGACTTTGTTGGTGAAATATGGCCGTACAATTCATCTGCTAAGACATATTTCATCTGTACCACTCAGCCCGTTCGCATCGATCTTTCTAAAGACCAGTTCAGAGATCTATTCGGGTATGAAGTTGGCCAAGACCCGATTGAGAACCAGAAGGATCGTACTTTGATTGCGCCTGGAGAGGGTCATCAGAATGAATTTCTCCGTAATATAGTGTCCTTTGAGGACTTTCTTCTCGCGGTGCGCACCGATCTCGAACCTAACACTACATCGTCATCGGAGGAACAGCCCGAGTCCCCACAAGCTCAGACCCTACCAGAGATAGAATCTACGGAGGCGGAACTAAAGAGTGTCACTATCACGCGCGAAATTCCAGATCGGCCAGCAACCCCCTCAGTAAAGCGCAACCACAATTTTCGTGAAAAAGTTATAGAAGCCTACAAATATCGGTGTGCAGTCTGTGGAAAAGAGCGCTGGTCTCCAAAAGGGAATCCAGAGGTTGAAGCCGCGCATATCTTTCCTGTTTCTGGTTCGCAAAATACTGAGAAAGGTGAAGGTGGGCCAGACATTCTCCAGAACGGTATTGCTCTATGTAAACTTCATCACTGGGCGTTCGATAATGGCTGGATATCAATAGACGATGACTATACTGTGATTGTTAGAAATGCATCTTCAATCAAGGGTTACGAAGAGCTGGCTTCCCTTCGCAATAATAGCCTATATCTACCTGAAAACCAAGACGATTGGCCGGAGACACGCTTTCTACAGGCTCACCGCTCACTCTCGTACACACCAAATCCAAGCGACATTCAGTAA
- a CDS encoding DUF7556 family protein, with amino-acid sequence MALYPVLGLPEAPNIQPKISPTTSPSAKLSKTCSRLFQLNREISIRFVIIISQCVTQIFKDDLETPALFYSHSDFFQEYNEVLLPRDMVSHTMGARPTTATLPVATDDVMASVDDDGTTEEFIIADISRDDSWISIPLKEAAALPNWR; translated from the coding sequence ATGGCATTGTATCCAGTACTTGGACTACCCGAGGCACCGAATATCCAGCCGAAGATCAGTCCGACCACGAGTCCCAGCGCCAAACTGAGCAAAACGTGCTCCCGGCTTTTCCAATTGAATCGCGAGATATCTATTAGATTCGTTATCATTATATCGCAATGCGTAACTCAGATTTTTAAAGATGATCTCGAAACTCCGGCTCTATTCTACAGTCATTCAGACTTTTTCCAAGAGTATAACGAGGTGCTTTTACCTCGTGATATGGTTTCACATACTATGGGGGCGAGACCTACTACTGCGACACTGCCTGTCGCAACTGATGACGTCATGGCCTCGGTCGATGATGACGGCACCACGGAGGAATTCATCATCGCCGACATCTCCCGTGACGATTCGTGGATCTCAATACCACTCAAAGAGGCGGCAGCCCTTCCGAACTGGCGATAG